One segment of Leptospira kirschneri serovar Cynopteri str. 3522 CT DNA contains the following:
- the gltX gene encoding glutamate--tRNA ligase → MNQSKEVRTRFAPSPSGFLHVGGARTALFNYLYAKSQGGKFILRIEDTDQNRSTEDSFKIILESLKWLGVHWDEGPEVGGEYGPYIQSQRLNIYKEYTEKLLKEKKAYRCFCTQEELEAKKKQSEAMGVPYVYDGLHANMSDEEVEEKLRQGIPYSVRFKTPSKTLIINDIIQGKVKFETKLIGDFIIVKSDGFPSYNYAVVVDDALMKITHVIRGVGHLSNTPRQILLYEALGYDIPEFAHASEIVGMDGKKLSKRAGATSILAFRDLGYLPETFRNYMALLGWTSADGREFLPGDELEKIFDVHRCSKSPSTFDVFKKPKGNDEEVVTNFSDLIQIAEAMNPKSKLNWLSNRTIRDLNISKVLEGLLPFLKDRNDIPSEVKNINNPILTSIVESVRVYLDNLTQAPDYVAEFFVTDLRIQSEEAIGFLKDGEGPKVVKEFYETLKNSDPKTDEDYKNLMSKVGETTGQKGKTLYMPIRAATTGKSAGLELPILFPLLGKEKLLQRIEKTSKETGISLSN, encoded by the coding sequence ATGAATCAAAGCAAAGAAGTTCGTACCCGATTTGCACCGTCTCCTAGCGGATTTTTACACGTAGGTGGAGCGCGAACCGCTCTTTTTAATTATTTATACGCAAAGTCTCAAGGCGGAAAATTCATTTTAAGAATCGAAGATACGGATCAAAACAGATCTACGGAAGATTCTTTTAAAATCATATTAGAATCTTTGAAATGGTTGGGAGTACATTGGGACGAAGGTCCTGAGGTTGGGGGAGAATACGGTCCTTATATTCAAAGCCAACGTTTGAATATTTATAAAGAATATACTGAAAAACTTCTGAAGGAAAAAAAGGCCTATCGTTGTTTTTGCACTCAAGAGGAATTAGAAGCCAAAAAAAAACAATCGGAAGCGATGGGAGTTCCCTACGTCTATGACGGACTTCACGCGAATATGTCCGACGAAGAGGTGGAAGAAAAACTCAGACAAGGAATTCCTTATTCGGTTCGATTTAAAACTCCTTCTAAAACTTTGATCATCAACGACATCATTCAAGGAAAAGTGAAATTCGAAACAAAGTTGATCGGCGATTTTATCATCGTTAAGTCCGACGGATTTCCTTCTTATAACTATGCGGTTGTAGTAGACGACGCTCTTATGAAAATTACTCACGTGATCCGAGGAGTAGGTCATCTTTCTAATACTCCGAGACAGATATTATTATATGAAGCGCTCGGTTATGATATTCCGGAATTTGCACATGCTTCCGAAATCGTTGGGATGGATGGAAAAAAACTTTCTAAAAGAGCTGGAGCTACTTCGATTTTAGCGTTTAGGGATTTAGGTTATTTACCTGAAACGTTTCGAAATTATATGGCTCTTCTAGGATGGACTTCTGCAGACGGAAGAGAGTTTCTTCCTGGAGATGAACTCGAAAAAATTTTCGACGTTCATCGTTGTTCTAAATCTCCTTCTACGTTTGACGTATTTAAAAAGCCGAAAGGTAATGATGAAGAAGTTGTTACTAACTTTTCGGATTTAATTCAAATCGCGGAAGCGATGAATCCTAAATCTAAACTCAATTGGTTGTCCAATCGAACCATTCGAGATTTGAATATATCCAAAGTACTGGAAGGACTTCTTCCTTTCTTGAAGGATAGAAACGATATTCCTTCCGAAGTTAAAAATATAAACAATCCAATCCTTACTTCTATCGTCGAATCTGTAAGAGTATATTTAGATAATCTAACACAAGCCCCGGATTATGTTGCGGAATTTTTTGTTACTGACTTAAGGATCCAGTCTGAAGAAGCGATCGGGTTTTTAAAAGACGGAGAAGGTCCTAAAGTTGTAAAGGAATTTTATGAAACATTGAAGAATTCCGATCCAAAAACCGATGAGGATTATAAGAACTTAATGTCTAAAGTTGGAGAAACGACCGGGCAGAAAGGAAAAACTCTTTATATGCCGATTCGGGCGGCTACTACCGGAAAGTCGGCCGGATTGGAGTTACCGATTTTATTTCCTCTTTTAGGGAAGGAAAAGCTACTCCAAAGAATTGAAAAAACTTCAAAAGAAACCGGAATTTCGTTGTCGAATTGA
- a CDS encoding ATP-binding protein codes for MRDSRESMLVKHNEGSYVMFLPVDLTSIKELRCALKNSLIENSFLIKDITNIELAADEALTNSISANVKMGSEETIICRWVIKDCKFKMWIVDYGSGLKSKKLDSLPADIRVTNLDDYITCVKRHQEKKCEILPWKGSKVQHRNVGRGLQIIKSLMDTFKITYHCGCGSISSNPEEKNIQGSIIELGFDPSKHLI; via the coding sequence ATGAGAGATTCTAGGGAATCAATGCTAGTCAAACATAATGAAGGTTCTTACGTTATGTTTCTTCCGGTCGATTTAACTAGCATTAAAGAACTTAGATGCGCTCTTAAAAATTCTCTGATTGAAAATTCTTTTCTCATAAAAGATATTACTAACATAGAACTTGCGGCGGACGAGGCGCTTACAAATTCAATTTCGGCTAACGTAAAAATGGGTTCCGAAGAAACAATCATTTGTCGTTGGGTAATTAAAGATTGTAAGTTTAAAATGTGGATTGTGGATTATGGTTCTGGACTTAAATCCAAAAAGTTAGATTCTTTACCCGCTGATATTAGAGTTACCAATCTTGACGATTATATAACCTGCGTTAAACGCCACCAAGAAAAAAAATGCGAGATTCTTCCTTGGAAAGGTTCTAAGGTTCAACACAGAAACGTAGGTAGGGGATTACAGATTATCAAGTCTTTGATGGATACTTTTAAAATTACGTATCATTGTGGATGTGGTAGTATTTCCTCCAACCCGGAAGAAAAAAATATACAAGGCTCTATCATAGAACTAGGTTTCGATCCTTCCAAACATCTCATTTAA
- a CDS encoding ferritin-like domain-containing protein yields MTLNEFAKNVLFGPRLEDKLFSPSLHPVDIRSFDFLNVPSLPAREKKIQISEQKSKIPRLEQLFNQENRIVTLHHFANHELMAIELFAWAILKFQDAPSSVRFGLYRTLLEEQTHLRMYLSEMQKGGMELGDRPLNYIFWKQIPKMQTLEKFYAIMAVSFEGANLDFSKIYTMAFKRFGDFQKAEIMQKIYEDEIKHVRRGYHYIKKRIPNSENEWDYYLSLIEFPFTPRRAKGYHYFPETRIRAGFSQEFVKKLEQYEDELTSRVNSRILKEVLDLNIRVVASGD; encoded by the coding sequence ATGACTCTAAACGAGTTCGCCAAAAATGTACTTTTCGGTCCTAGGCTGGAAGATAAATTATTTTCACCATCGTTACATCCGGTCGATATTCGTTCATTCGATTTTTTGAATGTGCCTTCCTTGCCCGCTCGAGAGAAAAAAATCCAAATTTCGGAGCAAAAAAGTAAAATTCCTAGACTGGAACAATTGTTTAACCAAGAGAATCGTATAGTCACTCTACATCATTTTGCGAATCATGAGTTGATGGCGATCGAACTTTTTGCTTGGGCTATTCTTAAATTTCAGGATGCGCCTTCGTCTGTTCGGTTTGGTTTATATAGAACTCTTTTAGAAGAACAAACTCATTTGAGAATGTATCTTTCCGAAATGCAAAAAGGTGGAATGGAATTAGGGGATCGGCCTCTTAATTATATTTTTTGGAAACAGATTCCTAAAATGCAAACCCTCGAAAAGTTTTACGCGATTATGGCGGTTTCTTTTGAAGGAGCCAATCTTGATTTTTCCAAAATTTATACGATGGCATTTAAACGTTTCGGCGATTTTCAGAAAGCGGAAATTATGCAAAAGATTTATGAAGACGAGATCAAACATGTAAGGAGAGGTTATCATTATATCAAAAAGAGAATTCCGAATTCGGAAAATGAATGGGATTATTATCTTTCTTTGATAGAGTTTCCCTTTACCCCTAGAAGAGCAAAAGGGTATCATTATTTTCCGGAGACTAGGATTCGGGCTGGATTTTCGCAAGAGTTTGTAAAAAAATTAGAACAATACGAAGACGAACTTACCAGTAGAGTTAATTCTAGAATTTTAAAGGAAGTTTTGGATTTAAATATTAGAGTTGTTGCAAGTGGTGATTAA
- a CDS encoding LIC13341 family surface-exposed protein — protein MNPLLFLLREIFPGSFVVGFKVQISRLKLDRFHTTFLARFLIFVLIQTLFVVCSSKIPPDSKIIELLFSADEKKNPDVLLKKAGNLDEDPELESFSLVRNGTEEVLGIFKKQKGEWHLLGKFSFSLLNIGPLHYDVSKSSWLPGEPDSQKKEAGFIVKRILMDELPGDGFNSLFLEVLSEEPPLGLFSVPYVIRKDHKILDGLMALKDHEFLIKSKRIDFEYNKTEKNITIFPSNRNYAQNFIFNGWEMVPDIARVAVPSLLSLEAPKEWKKGVPGEVVIWFKNRGSYSAVTYLSISFPDGGKINIDTTKEGQRMYSPGSSVFSSSGKYISSTVPLVEITKEGWGRNHKYGIRFTLTPDKDGIPSVLFRSSTRMGREVVNLPNQFGSIQKQTDQQGFVSYKLGLVSKQE, from the coding sequence ATGAATCCACTTTTATTTCTGTTAAGGGAGATCTTTCCCGGCTCTTTTGTTGTTGGTTTCAAAGTCCAAATTTCTCGGCTTAAACTTGATCGATTCCACACAACATTTTTAGCACGTTTCCTTATATTCGTTTTGATACAGACGCTATTTGTTGTTTGTTCTTCTAAAATACCTCCCGATTCTAAAATCATTGAACTTTTATTTTCAGCCGATGAAAAAAAGAATCCAGATGTTCTATTAAAAAAGGCTGGAAATCTGGATGAAGATCCGGAGCTTGAATCTTTTTCGTTGGTAAGAAACGGAACGGAAGAGGTTCTTGGAATATTTAAAAAGCAAAAAGGAGAATGGCATTTACTCGGAAAATTTTCCTTTTCTTTATTGAACATAGGTCCGCTTCATTACGATGTTTCTAAATCTTCTTGGCTTCCCGGGGAACCCGATTCCCAAAAAAAAGAAGCTGGTTTTATAGTTAAGAGAATTCTAATGGATGAACTTCCGGGAGACGGATTCAATTCCCTATTTTTGGAAGTGTTAAGCGAAGAACCTCCTCTTGGACTTTTTTCTGTGCCTTATGTGATTCGTAAGGACCACAAAATTTTAGACGGACTTATGGCTTTAAAAGATCACGAATTTCTAATTAAGTCCAAGCGGATCGATTTTGAATATAATAAAACCGAAAAAAATATTACGATCTTTCCATCTAACAGAAATTATGCGCAAAACTTTATTTTTAACGGCTGGGAAATGGTTCCGGATATTGCAAGAGTGGCTGTGCCTTCTCTTCTTTCTTTAGAAGCTCCTAAAGAATGGAAAAAAGGAGTTCCGGGAGAAGTGGTAATTTGGTTTAAAAATAGAGGCTCTTATTCTGCGGTCACGTATCTTTCGATTTCGTTTCCGGACGGAGGAAAGATAAACATAGATACTACTAAAGAAGGGCAGAGAATGTATTCTCCCGGTTCGAGTGTGTTTTCATCTTCTGGTAAATATATCAGTTCTACGGTTCCTCTTGTTGAAATTACAAAGGAAGGTTGGGGAAGAAATCATAAATATGGAATTCGATTTACTTTAACTCCGGATAAGGATGGAATTCCTAGCGTATTATTTCGTTCTTCGACTCGAATGGGAAGAGAAGTGGTCAATCTTCCAAATCAGTTTGGATCGATTCAAAAACAGACGGATCAACAAGGATTCGTTTCTTACAAATTGGGTTTGGTTTCCAAGCAAGAATGA
- a CDS encoding DUF1564 domain-containing protein, with protein MDILLFDDGQKIESTLIEGVVGTDSLLVPEVYWNRLSPQERKVLRNRLPFLLRKYSKQIASMTRLHDKAGKIKYNLGVGKMKKFSIRVHTGVWATLGVLAAAHGVSRCYLFNYMLWLEEQGDFFVKTLNRGVPSFHWTYEMTWKINRRQNLISRELKFEPNPMTDKYPYYLQTSS; from the coding sequence ATGGATATACTTTTATTCGATGACGGTCAAAAAATTGAATCTACTTTGATAGAAGGTGTTGTTGGAACGGATTCCCTTTTGGTTCCAGAAGTTTATTGGAATCGGTTGAGTCCTCAAGAAAGAAAGGTTCTTAGGAATCGGCTTCCCTTTTTACTGAGAAAATATTCAAAACAAATTGCGTCTATGACGCGGCTTCATGATAAAGCTGGGAAAATCAAATATAATCTGGGTGTAGGTAAAATGAAAAAATTTAGTATTCGGGTTCATACAGGTGTTTGGGCGACCTTAGGTGTGTTAGCTGCTGCTCATGGGGTTTCTAGGTGTTATCTTTTTAATTATATGCTCTGGCTGGAGGAGCAAGGTGATTTTTTTGTGAAAACTTTGAACCGGGGAGTTCCTAGCTTTCACTGGACTTACGAAATGACTTGGAAGATCAACAGGAGACAAAATCTCATATCAAGAGAATTAAAGTTCGAACCAAACCCAATGACGGACAAATATCCCTATTACTTACAGACGTCTTCGTAA